The nucleotide window TGCGCGCGCACCGTGGTGTGCGCCACGCGTACGgcctgcgcgtgcgcggccagcacacgtgcacgaGCGGCCGCCACGGTAAGACGGTCGGCGTGTCTCGCGGCAAGTAAATCCAGTGGAATACCGCCCGTGCGTTTTCTCTCCGCTCTTTATCCAGCACGGGTCCACCGCTCATCGGACGAGCTTCACCACGTCGGCTGTCTCAACGTTTGTGGCGGTGAGAGTGGAAAAGGGGTCTGTGCGGGATTCTCGAGTGGAAGGGATGGTGCTGGGGAGTGAAGGCTCGCATGGAGTTTTGCTTGTTCCTGAGCAGTGGACAGTATACCCATGGCCTTCTTTGGTTACATCATTTGCTCGTTTTGCTTTCGCTTCCTTCTATCATTTGGCTACCCCCACCGCCACGAACATCCCAAACAGGACAACAAAAACTACAGCCGCCCACCCACGCGGGTGAAACAGCACCCTCACttcctcgctccctcttctgATTCTCGGTTTAGTTACCGGCTCTCTGgactgcagcacagcggATTCCAAACAGCGTATGCGCTGGAAGAATCCGCATGCCTGTCGCATATACTATCAgcggggggagagggcagctATGCTGGCGGAAGAACTTGGAGGGGCATCAGACAGATAAACTGACCGCGCAGCTTTTGGTGTCAACCAGAGCTTTTTACGCGCCTAGAAGAGCCTTGTTGGCTGTGCCCCATGGTATGCAGCTGGTAAGACTATCTCCTCCACCGGCTGTCAGTCTGCATCGCGTGCGTTCACAGTAGTAAATTTCTCGACTCACTTATTCTCAGTCTTGACGAAATGCGTTCCCTCTCCGACCTTTTCATTggccccgcctcctcctcccgtgGGTGTAtgcccgccctctctctccacggTATCACCCGCTTATCAACACTCTGATGTTGCTGCACTTTGGCGACTCGCTTACGTACATCATTGTCTCACGAACGAAGAACACAACAAAGAGAGTATCCAAGGATGTCTCTGACGCTTATCCCCGATCACTTCCAGCACATCGTGCGTCTGCTTAACACAAATGTGGAGGGCAAGCGCAAGGTGCCGTTCGCGCTGCGCATGGTGAAGGGAGTGGGTATCCGCTTCGCCTACCTGGTGTGCAAGAAGACCGGCATCGATGTGGAGCGCCGCGCTGGCACTCTgacagcggaggagctggagaaggtCGCCGAGGTGATCGTCGACCCCGCGAGGTTCAAGATCCCAGACTGGTTCCTGAACCGCCAGCGCGACCCCAAGACCGGCAAGACGGAGCACCTGTCCAGCTCGATGGTGGATACCCGCCTGCGCGACGACCTTGAGCGCCTAAAGAAGATGCGCGCGCACCGTGGTGTGCGCCACGCGTACGgcctgcgcgtgcgcggccagcacacgtgcacgaGCGGCCGCCACGGTAAGACGGTCGGCGTGTCTCGCGGCAAGTAAGGTTGGTGCGATGGAAGCTCTCCTTCAACTCTGCCCCGCTGCTTTGCTCTTATTGTTTCCGTTGAGCTTCGACTCACGGAAATCGGAGTGGGAATGTTTGCGGGGGATGGAGTGAAGTGCAGGTGCTACCGCAGGAGGGGACGAAGGGAGATGGGAAGGGAGATACGTGAATGGACtgtgtgcgttttttttttgcctttgcGTGTTCTCCCTCACCAGCTGTCACGTGGGCACAACAATGCGCGCCTTCGCCAcgtctctccttttctcttttttggtctcttcagcgccttcctttcgtgtgcgtgtttgttggtgttttttttttaaattTCAACTcattttattttttttttttttatggcgtgtgtgcgtttgtttTGCCGCGCCATTTTCGCACGATGCGCGTTCGtttgttggtggtggtggtgctctgcGCTGTGCCTCTGTTTCAaagcaaaacgaaaaaaatACGCAAACAATCAATAAAGACGAATGCCGGTACGGCACAGGGCATCGGCGAGACTTGGGTGGGCCGGGCGTTCGGTGCTCGGCAGCGCCTTATTTCCGCCGGCAAGGCCCAAAGCGTCCGCGTTTGTGTCATGGCGATGCCTCTCGGGTCTACTGCGGACGCTCAGTACGATGTACTGGCACGGGAGGGTTAAGCGCACTGCATTTCTACTGGCACACTGGACGTCAAGTGGACACTTTTTACAACGCACCAACGACGTTCATGCACCTCCCTCACCTTTTACTGCAATGTAAGTCGCTCATAACGTTACACCTCGCTGTTAACCTCTTATACCGCCCaccttcttttccctcactCTGTCCTCTGATGCCCCTCGGCCCTGCGATGCTCACCCTCGCCTAAATACGCTGAGTGACTGACCATCCCACAGGTGTCTGAGGGCGAAGCACGCGCCGAATCATCGAAGACGTTCTGCCGATTTCTCTGAGTATTCACTGGTTCTTTATACAGTCTCAGCGAACACGAGCGAGCGAACACGTAGGAGGGGTAATAGAGCATCGAGAAGAGCTAAGAGGCAGTAGCGCTGCTTGAGCCACGTCAATCTTTGCGTCGCTTGGCTT belongs to Leishmania braziliensis MHOM/BR/75/M2904 complete genome, chromosome 36 and includes:
- a CDS encoding putative 40S ribosomal protein S18, which gives rise to MSLTLIPDHFQHIVRLLNTNVEGKRKVPFALRMVKGVGIRFAYLVCKKTGIDVERRAGTLTAEELEKVAEVIVDPARFKIPDWFLNRQRDPKTGKTEHLSSSMVDTRLRDDLERLKKMRAHRGVRHAYGLRVRGQHTCTSGRHGKTVGVSRGK